Sequence from the Bacteroidota bacterium genome:
TTTGAGTGTTTCCAAGACGGAAATATGTAATTTTCTCGAAATCGAGTTTAATATCATATTTCAGGACATTTACACATTTTATATCTTGATCGTTTCCTAAATCTAAACTTTCCAATTTATTTACAAATTCTTGCTTTTCCGCAGGAAGATCTACAACATAATATGAACTATCAAGAAAAAAGTTATAATACATTATTAATGAAGGATTTTTTTCTTGCAGCATTTCGATATACGAGTTTTCAAAACAATCAAAGAGACGATTGTCCGGAGAAAATATATCTGAAGATTTGTTTTGTGCTGTAGCAGATATGTCTATTATCAGCAAACACAATAGTATAACACTGAAAATTACACCTTTAGGTTTTAACATCATACAAAATTTTATTATTACTTAGTTCGTAAAAGTATTACATTTTTATCAAAAAAATTAATTCAACGAATTGAAGACGATATTAGGGATTATAAGTTGCATAAATCCTAAATCGATATGAATGATTTATCGATTGTTTTTTTAATGAATTCAGTAGAAAAAGAAAAGGGCTTCATAATGAGTGCTATTCCTTATCGATTCAAAAACTTAATAATTCGAATTAGTTAAGCATATTTTTTTTTAATAAAACTAGACCGAGTAGTCTATTAAAAAAAAAATTGTATTTTAGCAAAAAATTAGATTATTAAATTATGAGGAAACAACTTTTACTTTTGAGTTTGATTTTCACAGTGCTTCTGGCAAACTCGCAAAACAAATTTATCTCCTTTAACAAGGAAACAAACAGTTTTTCTGATACTGAACCCCTTCGAGCGATTAATGATAATCACTCAGATGGAATTTCGATAGACTATAAATTTTCTTCCTTTTCTGTTGCAACAAAAGAAGAAATTAGCAAAAATTTTCAAATGATAAGTTTAGAAGGCTTTACTCATATGAAAAATGTTGGGAAGCCTGCCCTACCCTGCCACAACGATTTAGTAGCAATTCCTATAGATGCAAAATACGAAATAGAAATTGTAAAAAAATCCTTTATCAGCAAAAATGGTTATCAGATTTATCCGGCACTAAAACCAGCTCTTGATACTCGTGGAGCGAAAGAACCGGAATTTGAAATTGACGAGGATTTTTATGCAAAAGATATTTTTTATCCTGAATCGCCGGTTGAGATAGTCGAAATTATACAAATAAGAGGAATGAATATTGCAGTTGTTCAAATAAGACCAATTCAATATAATCCGGCAAGAAACGAAATTAGAATATTTTCAGAAATAGAATATAAAGTGAATTTTTCCGGAGGAAAAAATTTTCTGAATCATTCAATTCATTCCGATTTCTTCAAGAAAAATTATGCGAATACTTTCGTAAATAAAAATAGCATTAAAAATGAGATAAAAGAATTTCAGGACAGTAATGTTAATTTGGACAAAAGTTTAAATCCATCAAAAAATTACTTGATATTAACCATTTCGGAATATTTCATGGCTGCACAAAAACTTGCACAATGGAAGCGGCAATTAGGATATTCTGTAGAAATAATTCTCAATAACAATTGGTCAAGCACTTCCGTGAAAAACGAAATTCACACACGATATAGCTTGTGGGATCCAAAACCTGATTATTTTTTGATTATTGGAGACCATGAAAATGTTCCCGGACAAATAGTTTCAAATTTTGCAAGCGATCTTTATTATGCATGCATGGATGGTGCTTCTGACTTTACCCCAGATATGGCATATGGACGAATTTCAGTGAAATCGGGAGCAGAGGCACATTTAGTTGTTGATAAAATAATTAATTATGAAAAATACCCGGTAACAAATGCAAATTTCTATTCCAATGCTTTAAATTGTGCATACTTTCAAGAATCGAGTACCAATGGATATGCCGAACGCCGATTTGCACAAACCAGCGAAGATGTTTACGATTATATCAGTAATAATACTACAATAAATGTAACAAGAGCATATTACACAGGATCTAATGTCGATCCAACAAACTGGAACAATGGTTTATACTCGGCAGGCGAACCACTACCAAGCTACCTTTTGAAACCAACTTTCCCATGGGATGGAAATGCTACACAGATAATAAATGAAATTAATAATGGAGTTTTTTATGTTTTGCATCGCGACCATGGTTTTGAAAACGGATGGGGAGATCCATATTTCGATAAAACCCATATCGACAATTTAACAAACGGAAGCTTATTGCCAGTTGTATTTAGTATTAACTGCTTGACAGGCAAATTTTTGGAAGACGAATGCTTTTCAGAGAAATTTCTTAGGAAAGCAGATGGTGGAGCAGTTGGAGTTTTTGGCCATGCGGAAGTTAGCTATAGCGGATATAATGATGCTCTGGCAATTGGCTTTTTTGATGCCATTTGGGCAAACCCGGGAATGATTCCTGAATTTACAGGCTCTGGCGGAATTTCAAATCCGAACTATACTGCCCATGATCCTATAGTAACAATGGGAGATGTCAAAAATCATGGACTTTTAAGAATGACAGAAACCTGGGATATTAATCAAACAACAAGCGAACTTATCCACTATTTTGGCGATCCGGCAATGAAAATGTGGACAGAAATGCCAATACAAATTACAGCTACAAACGATACTTCGGTAGTTTGTGGGACTATAGCTTCACTGTCTATTTCGAATTGCTCATGCCTTGATGCTATCGCAACTTTTGTTGTGGACGACGAATTAATTGAAACAATCCAATTAGTAAATGGAGCAGGAACAATAAATTTAGATCCTATTGCCGGACAATTGGGTTTGCTTACCATCTCGAAGCACAATTTTAAACCTTATGTCGATACAATTACGATAGTTGGAGATTGCCCAAAAGCAAAATATTTTATCGGTGAAAGCATGTTTTGTCTTGCCGATAGTGTAAGCTTTTTTGATAGCTCGACAGGAAATATTACTTCATATGAATGGGATTTTGGAATAGACGCTATTCCTGCAACAAGCACAGTTTCAGGACCTCACAATATCCAATATCTTTCGTCGGGCGATAAAATAATTACATTAACTGTAGTTGGACCAGGAGGCTCCGATTCTGTTTCAAAAACTATTGCAATAGACGAAAATTGCAAATTCTATGTACCTGCAAGTGGTGTTAATTCATCGGATTTCTGTTTTGGAAAACTTTACGATAATGGCGGCGATGGAAATTATACAGACAACACATACGGTACTTTCATAATTCAACCCGATGGAGCCTCAAGCATAGTGTTAGATTTCAGTTCATTTCATTTCGAATTAGATTTTGATACTCTATTTATTTACGATGGCGATATTTCTCTTGGGAATTTAATTGGTGGCTATACAGGAACGTCTATGCCAAATGGAGGAACAATAGTTTCGACATATGGTTCAGTAACTTTAATACAAAAAACAGACGCTGGCGTAACCGAATCGGGCTTCGAATTAGATTGGGGATGTAATTATCCGAATACGCCACCTTTACCGGATTTCTTATTTTCAAATGAAGAAAGTTGCGATGGTATAATTGAATTTATGGATGCTTCAATGAATGGACCAACAGAATGGTTGTGGAATTTCGGAGATGGTACGTTTTCTACACTTCAAAATCCACTGCATGTATATAACACGAACGGGATTTTTGATGTAACACTTATCAGTATAAATAGTTTTGGCAGCGATACTATTATAAAATCACAAATTATAATTATTGATCGTCCGGAATTGCCCGTGATTGAAGATATCGCCGTCTGTAGCGAAGGGCAAGTAACTTTTTCGGCAAATGCCAGCGGAATTGTTAATTGGTATTCAGATTCGCTCGCTACAAATTTCCTTGATACAGGTTCTTCATATACCTCACCATTTTTAATTGAAACTACTAGTTTCTACGCAGAGAATGTAGTTGAGGCTGCGTCTCAATTTGGTGGGAAATTTGACAATTCCGGTGGTGGTTCTATGTTTACAGCAAATGCTTCTCATTATTTGGTTTTTGATTGTTTTGCACCCACTATCCTAACTTCTGTAAAAGTTTATGCAGATGGCACTTCAAATAGAATTATTCAACTTAGAGATGCAAATTCAATAGTTCTTGAATCAACATCAATTTCAATTCCTGA
This genomic interval carries:
- a CDS encoding T9SS type A sorting domain-containing protein, translating into MRKQLLLLSLIFTVLLANSQNKFISFNKETNSFSDTEPLRAINDNHSDGISIDYKFSSFSVATKEEISKNFQMISLEGFTHMKNVGKPALPCHNDLVAIPIDAKYEIEIVKKSFISKNGYQIYPALKPALDTRGAKEPEFEIDEDFYAKDIFYPESPVEIVEIIQIRGMNIAVVQIRPIQYNPARNEIRIFSEIEYKVNFSGGKNFLNHSIHSDFFKKNYANTFVNKNSIKNEIKEFQDSNVNLDKSLNPSKNYLILTISEYFMAAQKLAQWKRQLGYSVEIILNNNWSSTSVKNEIHTRYSLWDPKPDYFLIIGDHENVPGQIVSNFASDLYYACMDGASDFTPDMAYGRISVKSGAEAHLVVDKIINYEKYPVTNANFYSNALNCAYFQESSTNGYAERRFAQTSEDVYDYISNNTTINVTRAYYTGSNVDPTNWNNGLYSAGEPLPSYLLKPTFPWDGNATQIINEINNGVFYVLHRDHGFENGWGDPYFDKTHIDNLTNGSLLPVVFSINCLTGKFLEDECFSEKFLRKADGGAVGVFGHAEVSYSGYNDALAIGFFDAIWANPGMIPEFTGSGGISNPNYTAHDPIVTMGDVKNHGLLRMTETWDINQTTSELIHYFGDPAMKMWTEMPIQITATNDTSVVCGTIASLSISNCSCLDAIATFVVDDELIETIQLVNGAGTINLDPIAGQLGLLTISKHNFKPYVDTITIVGDCPKAKYFIGESMFCLADSVSFFDSSTGNITSYEWDFGIDAIPATSTVSGPHNIQYLSSGDKIITLTVVGPGGSDSVSKTIAIDENCKFYVPASGVNSSDFCFGKLYDNGGDGNYTDNTYGTFIIQPDGASSIVLDFSSFHFELDFDTLFIYDGDISLGNLIGGYTGTSMPNGGTIVSTYGSVTLIQKTDAGVTESGFELDWGCNYPNTPPLPDFLFSNEESCDGIIEFMDASMNGPTEWLWNFGDGTFSTLQNPLHVYNTNGIFDVTLISINSFGSDTIIKSQIIIIDRPELPVIEDIAVCSEGQVTFSANASGIVNWYSDSLATNFLDTGSSYTSPFLIETTSFYAENVVEAASQFGGKFDNSGGGSMFTANASHYLVFDCFAPTILTSVKVYADGTSNRIIQLRDANSIVLESTSISIPDGESRITLNWEIQPGTNYQLAGPTSPSLYRNNNGINYPYDIGDLIKIKHSSASSSPYGYYYFFYDWELKGQDCYSPLTEATGHVFINMPVCDFDYISVDTFVTFNNLSSDCFNVLWNFGDGTFSELENPVHTFAEGNYTIGLTAINPCGSDSITKEIEISIGSNIAELSNISEIKIFPNPAKEQVNISFNSRSEQNIEIGIENIIGQSIFNKILKSYNGEFSETIYTRNLPKGIYILGIRSNNFKSTKKIVIH